One stretch of Paenibacillus sp. AN1007 DNA includes these proteins:
- a CDS encoding glycoside-pentoside-hexuronide (GPH):cation symporter — protein MRPFGYKDKFGYLFGDFGNDFFFALVASFLMVFYTDVFHINPAAVGGLFLLARLWDAIADVTWGRFIDTRKASKHGKFKPWIYRMSFPLVISGVLMFVYIPGMSNGFYLAYAYVTYILWGTLYSTVNIPYGSMASVITADPVERTVLSTWRSLGATLAQLFVGVVGPLLLFVNNEANANRFMLGAVIFGILSIASYMACYKLSIERVIPDANEKPNTNMRKTLHGLLKNKPLIVFLIGSLIFLINLMLIGTVNTYLFKDYFGNAQLLSVFSLVQSAPIFIGMPLVKPLVAKFGKKEVAAAGFLLSTVVYLLLYLIPNLSAVQYMAILFVGLFGYALFNLISWAFITDLVDYHEHVTGLREDATIYSIYSFSRKVGQAVAGGIGGAAMAAVGYNAALEVQTPRTLEGIYFLATLVPACGLFLVFICIAFLYPLNKKRTAQLVSDINTKRMN, from the coding sequence ATGCGTCCTTTTGGATATAAGGATAAATTCGGCTATTTGTTTGGTGATTTTGGGAACGATTTCTTCTTTGCTTTGGTTGCTTCGTTTTTGATGGTCTTTTACACCGATGTATTTCATATTAATCCGGCTGCCGTCGGAGGTTTATTCCTGTTAGCACGTTTATGGGATGCCATAGCAGATGTCACGTGGGGGCGCTTTATTGATACCCGAAAAGCATCAAAACACGGTAAATTTAAACCCTGGATTTATCGCATGTCATTCCCGCTTGTAATCTCCGGGGTACTCATGTTTGTTTATATCCCGGGCATGTCCAACGGATTCTATCTTGCCTACGCTTATGTCACATATATTCTATGGGGAACGCTGTACAGCACTGTTAACATCCCATACGGCTCCATGGCATCCGTCATTACTGCGGACCCTGTAGAACGTACGGTGCTGTCTACATGGAGATCGCTGGGAGCCACATTGGCGCAATTATTTGTCGGTGTTGTGGGTCCACTGCTCTTATTTGTTAATAACGAAGCGAATGCCAATCGTTTCATGCTGGGAGCCGTCATTTTTGGAATTCTGTCCATTGCTTCTTATATGGCATGTTATAAATTATCCATCGAACGTGTCATCCCGGATGCGAATGAGAAACCAAACACCAATATGAGAAAAACGCTGCATGGTCTTTTGAAAAATAAACCGCTGATCGTCTTTTTGATTGGATCACTTATTTTTTTAATCAATTTAATGCTGATTGGTACGGTTAATACGTATTTGTTCAAAGACTATTTTGGTAATGCTCAACTGCTCAGTGTGTTTAGTCTGGTTCAATCCGCCCCTATATTTATCGGGATGCCGTTAGTCAAACCGCTCGTAGCGAAGTTTGGAAAAAAAGAAGTAGCTGCTGCAGGCTTTTTACTTTCAACCGTAGTTTACCTGCTTTTATATCTCATTCCGAATCTTTCGGCAGTTCAATATATGGCGATTCTCTTCGTTGGGTTGTTCGGATATGCTCTGTTCAATCTCATTAGCTGGGCCTTTATTACGGATCTGGTAGACTATCATGAACATGTCACCGGATTACGCGAGGATGCTACGATCTACTCCATTTATTCTTTTTCACGTAAAGTCGGACAGGCCGTAGCCGGAGGCATTGGAGGGGCAGCTATGGCGGCTGTTGGATATAACGCTGCACTTGAGGTGCAGACACCACGCACACTTGAAGGCATATATTTTCTAGCAACACTTGTACCAGCTTGTGGTCTGTTTCTCGTATTTATCTGTATTGCTTTTCTATACCCGCTGAACAAGAAACGTACAGCCCAACTTGTAAGCGATATCAATACAAAAAGGATGAACTGA
- a CDS encoding helix-turn-helix domain-containing protein, producing MYNCSVENIEYICNMTHHLYNVPVYYVDNQYKLTYQVTPVNFPRNPLFPSEYEIMTDLFSNMEIQQFPVLRETIYLEKYFAIRIRADHQWNGSIIVGPIINFRMTEEIIRVTLSDLFTQADNKELKEYYDRVPVMSNFNFIHLSMVVYFMLYQEQLTLDDILMKNENERSKKELEIEQPYNQIIDDRQNNLIHTEIDKEKKLFDFIRLGRTDKVLETFHTIHKQGKKSVLSKTSYLRSQKNLAISLITLATRSAVEGGVYQEIAYNLSDLYILKIEELTDSQGVEDLMEDAVLDFAERVEHSKKHKYSKPINICRNYIFNHLNERITIAQLAQMTALNPNYLSNLFKKEVGISISQFILKTKIEEAQNLLMYSQYSLAEISILLNFYDQSYFAKVFKTYTGCTPKQFKDQRNNDK from the coding sequence ATGTATAACTGCAGCGTTGAAAATATTGAATATATATGTAATATGACACATCATTTGTACAATGTACCTGTTTACTATGTTGACAACCAGTACAAGCTGACCTATCAAGTCACACCTGTAAATTTTCCGCGTAACCCGCTATTCCCCTCTGAATATGAGATCATGACAGATCTATTCTCCAACATGGAAATACAGCAATTTCCTGTCCTCCGTGAAACGATTTATCTGGAGAAATATTTCGCAATACGTATCCGTGCTGATCATCAGTGGAACGGAAGCATTATTGTAGGACCGATCATTAATTTTCGAATGACAGAGGAGATTATTCGCGTTACTTTGAGCGATCTATTCACCCAGGCGGATAACAAGGAATTGAAAGAATATTATGATCGTGTACCTGTAATGAGTAACTTTAATTTTATTCATCTCAGTATGGTTGTTTATTTCATGCTCTATCAGGAACAATTAACGCTGGATGACATCCTGATGAAGAATGAGAATGAACGCTCGAAGAAAGAACTGGAGATTGAGCAGCCCTATAACCAAATCATTGATGATCGCCAAAATAATCTAATCCATACCGAGATCGATAAAGAAAAGAAACTTTTTGATTTTATTCGATTAGGTAGAACAGATAAAGTACTTGAAACGTTTCATACGATTCATAAACAAGGCAAAAAAAGTGTGTTGTCCAAGACGAGTTATTTGCGCAGTCAAAAAAATCTGGCGATCTCCCTCATCACTCTTGCAACTAGATCAGCGGTAGAGGGCGGCGTGTATCAAGAGATTGCTTACAATCTAAGTGATCTATATATCCTAAAAATTGAGGAACTAACGGATAGCCAGGGGGTGGAGGATTTAATGGAGGATGCTGTGCTCGATTTTGCGGAACGTGTCGAGCATAGTAAAAAACACAAATATTCGAAGCCGATTAACATCTGCCGAAATTATATTTTTAACCATCTAAATGAACGAATCACGATTGCTCAGCTGGCTCAAATGACTGCCTTGAACCCTAATTATTTATCCAATTTGTTCAAAAAAGAAGTAGGTATCTCGATCTCACAATTCATTTTAAAAACGAAAATTGAAGAAGCTCAAAATCTGTTGATGTACTCTCAATACTCTTTAGCAGAGATTTCTATTCTATTAAATTTTTATGATCAAAGTTATTTTGCAAAAGTGTTTAAAACTTATACGGGGTGTACACCCAAGCAGTTCAAAGATCAAAGAAATAATGACAAATAA
- a CDS encoding ROK family protein, translated as MSKYMIGIDLGGTNIKSAVFDREFNKIHERSDLAEADKGPLHVLNKMVKISQEMMLSEGIHPDSVHCMGIGVPGLLNPASGLSIFSPNFPGWEHIQVVDHMNKYFSFPVFIDNDVRVNLYGEWLFGAGIGYRNLVLITLGTGLGSGIVSDGKVIYGTTSSAGEIGHMNMYREGRPCRCGSSGCLGRYVSAIGMVRTLTDKLSEGRTSIIQDWVKGDQTQITAHLISNAYDLEDPLAVEVMHETGELLGFGLSNVINLFNPEMIIVGGGMSAAGDRLLNTVRDTVQKHTLQLSSGACTIKQAQLGGQAGMIGAAAYAGQRLSLKNDVRTE; from the coding sequence ATGAGTAAATATATGATCGGCATTGATCTGGGCGGCACTAATATTAAATCGGCTGTCTTCGATAGGGAATTTAACAAAATCCACGAGCGAAGTGATCTCGCAGAAGCAGATAAAGGACCGCTGCACGTATTGAATAAAATGGTGAAGATTTCCCAAGAGATGATGTTGTCCGAGGGGATCCATCCAGATTCGGTCCACTGTATGGGAATCGGCGTGCCTGGTTTGTTGAATCCGGCATCGGGTTTGTCAATATTTTCACCGAATTTTCCCGGATGGGAACATATTCAAGTTGTAGACCACATGAATAAATATTTCTCATTTCCTGTTTTTATCGACAATGACGTGCGTGTAAATCTGTATGGTGAATGGTTATTTGGTGCAGGGATAGGTTACCGCAACTTGGTATTGATTACTTTAGGTACAGGGCTGGGGTCCGGCATTGTCAGTGATGGAAAAGTAATCTATGGGACAACATCCAGTGCAGGCGAAATCGGGCACATGAATATGTATAGAGAGGGACGTCCCTGCCGCTGCGGAAGCTCTGGTTGTTTAGGTAGATACGTGTCAGCCATCGGGATGGTTCGAACTTTGACGGATAAGCTGAGTGAAGGCCGAACCAGTATAATTCAGGATTGGGTGAAGGGAGATCAGACCCAAATTACAGCTCATCTGATCTCGAATGCGTACGATCTTGAGGATCCGCTTGCTGTAGAAGTTATGCATGAGACAGGAGAACTGTTAGGCTTCGGTCTTTCCAACGTCATCAATCTGTTCAATCCAGAGATGATTATCGTTGGCGGCGGCATGTCGGCAGCTGGAGATCGACTTCTAAATACCGTTCGTGATACGGTTCAGAAGCATACATTACAGCTGTCTTCCGGCGCTTGTACAATTAAGCAGGCCCAACTGGGAGGACAGGCAGGCATGATTGGTGCCGCCGCCTATGCAGGCCAAAGGCTTTCTTTGAAGAATGATGTAAGAACAGAGTAA
- a CDS encoding heparan-alpha-glucosaminide N-acetyltransferase domain-containing protein produces MNIYQSNERIFGLDLARALAVIGMILVNYKLAMNAQDAGPVWLQKVTEALEGRASALFVILAGIGVSLMTAKARASGVRELILTAQKTLYRRAAFLFVTGMLLLAIGWSADILHYYAVFLAVAALLLQSTDRKFLLGAAGILVVTIFQLLFLDYSIGWSANYHEYENVWTLSGFTRNLLFNGFHPVFPWLAFFLLGMWLGRKDWLTRKKARTRLLLIAAAAAVFMEMVSRYMMKGLTPLLSSEGARYLFGTKPMPPNLMYFFAAAASALTVLMICIQAAERWRESRWVQTFIRTGQLSLTHYVAHIMVGLAPLQLTGLLENGSIVFSTIYAFIFYAAAAVFSFYWKNHHSRGPLEQLMRRWE; encoded by the coding sequence ATGAACATTTATCAATCAAATGAAAGGATTTTCGGACTGGACTTGGCCAGAGCACTCGCTGTTATCGGTATGATTCTGGTCAATTACAAGCTGGCGATGAATGCACAAGATGCCGGACCCGTATGGCTGCAGAAGGTAACCGAAGCTCTGGAGGGGCGCGCTTCTGCGCTGTTTGTTATTCTTGCCGGCATAGGGGTTTCGCTGATGACAGCCAAGGCGAGAGCTTCGGGTGTACGTGAGCTGATTCTAACGGCACAAAAAACACTGTATCGAAGAGCGGCATTTTTGTTTGTAACAGGCATGCTGCTGCTTGCAATTGGCTGGAGTGCAGATATTCTGCATTACTACGCAGTATTCTTGGCGGTGGCGGCGCTGCTGCTGCAGTCTACGGATCGAAAGTTTCTTCTCGGAGCTGCAGGCATCCTTGTTGTGACCATCTTCCAGTTGTTATTTCTGGACTACAGCATCGGCTGGTCGGCGAATTACCATGAATATGAAAATGTATGGACGTTATCCGGCTTTACTCGGAATTTGCTGTTTAATGGATTCCATCCTGTTTTTCCGTGGCTGGCATTTTTTCTTTTGGGCATGTGGCTGGGCAGAAAGGATTGGTTGACACGAAAAAAAGCAAGAACTCGTCTCCTTCTCATCGCAGCAGCTGCTGCTGTATTCATGGAAATGGTTTCTCGTTATATGATGAAAGGACTCACACCGTTATTAAGCTCAGAAGGCGCCCGATATCTATTCGGTACAAAACCGATGCCGCCTAACCTGATGTACTTCTTCGCTGCAGCTGCATCAGCACTTACAGTACTCATGATCTGCATTCAGGCTGCCGAGAGGTGGAGGGAGAGCAGGTGGGTTCAAACGTTCATCCGTACAGGACAGCTTTCTCTTACACACTATGTCGCGCATATCATGGTTGGACTTGCTCCACTTCAGTTAACTGGCTTATTGGAAAATGGCAGCATTGTGTTTTCAACAATCTATGCATTCATATTTTACGCTGCAGCTGCGGTATTTTCGTTTTATTGGAAAAATCATCACAGCCGCGGACCGCTGGAACAACTCATGCGGCGATGGGAATAA
- a CDS encoding urease subunit gamma — translation MHLTVQEREKLLMYLAADMAEKRLKRGVQLNYPEAAAYISGFVVEGARDGKTVKQLMEEARQLLTANQVMDGVAELLGEVQIEATFPDGTKLVTVHDPIARTEGAIIPGEYEFADDPIVLLPDRKRITRSVTNTGSRPIQVGSHFHFFETNPSLSFDREGTKGYRLDIASGLSVRFEPGEMHEITLVEIGGTKEIYGFAGLTNGRVDS, via the coding sequence ATGCATTTAACTGTACAGGAACGTGAAAAGCTGCTGATGTATCTGGCTGCTGATATGGCCGAAAAGCGATTGAAGCGAGGCGTTCAGCTGAATTATCCTGAAGCCGCTGCTTATATTTCAGGGTTTGTTGTAGAGGGTGCACGTGATGGAAAAACAGTGAAGCAGTTGATGGAAGAAGCTCGTCAACTGCTGACCGCGAATCAGGTAATGGATGGTGTTGCCGAACTGCTGGGTGAAGTTCAGATTGAAGCTACGTTTCCAGATGGCACGAAACTGGTGACGGTACACGATCCGATTGCTCGTACAGAGGGTGCGATTATCCCGGGTGAGTATGAATTTGCAGATGATCCGATTGTGCTGCTCCCTGACCGCAAAAGGATTACACGTTCCGTGACCAACACTGGAAGCCGGCCCATTCAGGTCGGGTCACACTTTCATTTCTTTGAAACAAATCCTTCTTTATCATTCGACCGGGAAGGCACCAAAGGATATCGTCTGGATATCGCTTCTGGCCTCTCTGTTCGCTTCGAACCTGGAGAAATGCATGAGATTACGCTGGTTGAGATTGGCGGCACCAAAGAAATCTACGGGTTTGCCGGTTTAACAAACGGGAGGGTTGACTCATGA
- the ureC gene encoding urease subunit alpha, giving the protein MNTIDRATYASMYGPTTGDRIRLADTSLKIEIEKDFTVYGDECVFGGGKTVRDGMGQHPLAARDEGVLDTVITNVVIVDTWGIVKADIGIKDGLIRGIGKAGNPYMMDGVDPDMYIGVGTEVISGENLIVTAGGVDSHVHFISPQQIEIALQSGVTTMIGGGSGPATGTLATNCTSGVWHIERMMQALDSLPMNFVMLGRGNSSRPEALMEQVLAGVGGLKIHEDWGSTPYVIDKCLSVAEQYDIQVNIHTDTLNEAGYVEDSLRSFNGRAIHTYHTEGAGGGHAPDLLRVASMPNVLPSSTSPTMPYTRNTIDEHLDMLMICHHLDPKIPEDVAFAASRIRETTIGAEDILHDIGAISMTSSDSQAMGRVGEVAIRTWQTADKMKKQRGSLPGDHQADNQRVKRYIAKYTINPAVTHGISQYVGSIEVGKMADLVLWKPAFFGTKPELVIKGGMIIHSVMGDPNSTISTPQPYMYRPMFGSYGKARSAICASFVSQASIDAGTLSSLGLTKSLKPVKGCRAASKKDMILNGETPTIMVDPTNYTVSVNGETLRCLPVDELPMAQRYFLS; this is encoded by the coding sequence ATGAACACAATAGATCGCGCGACGTATGCAAGCATGTATGGTCCCACGACAGGAGATCGGATTCGGCTCGCAGACACCTCGTTAAAGATTGAGATCGAGAAAGACTTTACCGTGTATGGAGACGAGTGTGTTTTTGGCGGCGGTAAAACGGTTCGGGACGGCATGGGCCAGCATCCATTGGCAGCCCGGGACGAAGGCGTTCTGGATACGGTCATTACCAATGTTGTAATTGTGGATACGTGGGGAATTGTCAAAGCCGATATTGGTATTAAGGATGGGTTGATTCGCGGGATCGGCAAAGCAGGAAATCCGTATATGATGGACGGTGTCGATCCTGATATGTATATCGGTGTGGGGACTGAGGTCATCTCGGGCGAAAATCTGATTGTGACGGCAGGTGGAGTCGACAGCCATGTGCATTTCATCTCTCCACAACAAATTGAAATTGCACTGCAGAGCGGCGTTACCACGATGATCGGCGGAGGATCGGGACCGGCTACGGGTACACTCGCGACCAACTGCACATCTGGTGTGTGGCATATTGAACGCATGATGCAGGCACTTGATTCATTGCCCATGAATTTTGTGATGCTGGGTCGGGGCAACAGTTCCAGACCTGAAGCGTTAATGGAACAGGTGCTTGCAGGCGTCGGTGGACTGAAAATCCATGAAGACTGGGGAAGCACCCCCTATGTCATCGACAAATGTTTAAGTGTCGCGGAGCAGTATGATATTCAGGTCAATATCCATACGGATACACTGAATGAAGCCGGATATGTGGAAGACAGTCTACGTTCGTTCAATGGTCGTGCAATCCATACCTATCATACGGAAGGGGCAGGCGGTGGTCATGCACCAGACTTGCTGCGTGTTGCTTCCATGCCCAATGTCCTCCCTTCCTCCACCAGCCCAACCATGCCTTACACTCGTAATACGATAGATGAGCATCTGGATATGCTGATGATCTGCCATCATCTCGATCCCAAAATCCCGGAGGATGTAGCCTTTGCCGCTTCACGTATTCGGGAGACAACGATTGGTGCGGAAGATATTCTGCATGATATCGGTGCAATCAGTATGACCAGCTCGGATTCACAGGCGATGGGTCGCGTCGGTGAGGTGGCGATCAGAACCTGGCAGACAGCTGATAAAATGAAAAAACAACGCGGTTCGCTTCCCGGCGATCATCAGGCCGATAACCAACGCGTCAAACGATATATCGCGAAATACACCATTAATCCTGCTGTTACACATGGCATATCCCAATATGTAGGCTCCATTGAAGTTGGTAAAATGGCGGATCTTGTGCTCTGGAAACCTGCATTTTTCGGAACGAAACCGGAACTTGTCATCAAAGGCGGCATGATCATTCATAGTGTCATGGGAGATCCGAACTCCACCATCTCTACGCCGCAGCCCTATATGTACAGACCGATGTTTGGCAGTTACGGTAAAGCGCGATCTGCAATCTGTGCATCCTTTGTATCTCAAGCTTCTATTGATGCGGGAACGCTGTCTTCTCTTGGACTCACCAAATCATTGAAGCCTGTGAAGGGCTGCCGTGCCGCCAGTAAAAAAGATATGATTCTGAATGGTGAAACACCAACCATCATGGTAGATCCGACCAATTACACGGTATCTGTGAATGGAGAAACATTACGCTGCCTTCCGGTTGACGAGCTTCCGATGGCACAGCGTTATTTCTTGAGTTAG
- a CDS encoding SDR family oxidoreductase, translating into MTQNQRKVAIITGASDPRDMGSAFCRKLASRDVDIFFTYWKAHPEYITAFHQEIENSGVRCASIEIDLSDRCAPQQVYASAVKEMGTPCILINNAAYGVNTDYKSFDAALMDDHYAVNMRSTFLLSTLFAREFEKSKLTSGRIINMTSGQDISPMPGELAYAATKGAISAFTKSLSSELAPLNITVNAVNPGPTDTTWMDDSIRDFLLPQFPLGRIGTPEDAANLIDFLVSEAGAWITGQVLHSEGGFIR; encoded by the coding sequence ATGACACAAAATCAACGAAAAGTTGCGATCATCACGGGTGCCAGTGACCCCAGGGATATGGGAAGTGCCTTTTGCCGTAAGCTGGCTTCCAGAGATGTTGATATATTTTTCACATACTGGAAGGCTCATCCCGAATATATTACTGCGTTTCATCAGGAAATTGAAAATTCAGGAGTTCGCTGTGCATCCATCGAGATCGATCTTTCAGATCGCTGTGCACCCCAGCAAGTATATGCAAGTGCAGTGAAGGAGATGGGAACTCCCTGCATATTGATCAATAATGCTGCTTATGGTGTCAATACCGACTACAAGTCCTTTGACGCTGCACTGATGGACGACCACTACGCCGTTAATATGAGATCTACTTTTCTGTTAAGCACACTATTTGCCCGTGAGTTCGAAAAATCCAAGCTGACCTCAGGCAGGATTATCAACATGACGTCTGGACAGGATATATCACCCATGCCTGGAGAACTGGCATATGCTGCGACGAAAGGGGCTATCTCCGCCTTCACCAAGTCGTTGTCGAGTGAGCTTGCACCATTGAACATCACAGTAAATGCCGTAAATCCGGGGCCGACAGATACAACCTGGATGGATGACTCCATTCGTGATTTTCTCTTACCTCAATTCCCGCTAGGGCGTATTGGAACACCCGAGGATGCAGCTAACCTCATTGATTTTCTCGTTAGTGAAGCTGGGGCATGGATCACCGGTCAGGTTCTTCATTCCGAAGGCGGCTTTATTCGATGA
- a CDS encoding AraC family transcriptional regulator, with protein sequence MTDQRISELIQDIKNCTESEHSIRTYAEKFGLSNSRLSHLIKENTGISLSGYMLLHKLHKASYLIFEGKSITEAALAAGFDTPSHFANTSKKLLGMTAKDIRKGSVFLQVSSLY encoded by the coding sequence GTGACGGATCAACGAATCAGCGAATTGATTCAAGACATTAAAAATTGCACCGAGTCGGAGCACTCTATCCGTACTTATGCAGAAAAGTTTGGTCTATCGAACAGCAGGCTTTCGCATCTGATTAAAGAGAATACAGGCATATCTCTTAGCGGTTATATGCTGTTACATAAACTGCACAAAGCATCCTATCTGATTTTCGAGGGAAAAAGCATTACAGAAGCAGCATTGGCGGCTGGATTTGATACCCCCTCCCATTTTGCCAATACGAGTAAGAAATTGCTCGGCATGACTGCCAAAGATATTCGGAAAGGCAGCGTGTTTTTGCAAGTTTCTTCCCTGTACTGA
- a CDS encoding phosphotransferase, which yields MKDFFRFDTDEERRALFIRARKAALSAIQQYDIEWDKIEFIQLSDSITYKIETSTLDHYLLRIHSDRLSREEIRSELLLLQALNKSKDLNVPEGIPSCDGVYVLDIETDIGYRRPYVTMMRWIEGEKAKGEFTDSHAYHMGVLISRLHEAAKDFNPPSDFVRPTWGVESFKRELAKLERCHEHFLSEEAWKLYQDAAEKVVSQLTTMRPSEHNYGLIHADLHTGNMVFNDNQPYPIDFGRCGYGYYLYDMAGTMLELWPKHRWMLIQGYERSRKLETDYTRDLECFFIMIMIENYCHQASDPRETASLIDEQKYAQAYIREYLNGNPFLFEVIEPVNMD from the coding sequence ATGAAAGATTTTTTTAGATTTGATACGGATGAAGAACGGCGGGCGTTATTCATCCGAGCAAGGAAAGCTGCTTTATCAGCAATTCAACAGTATGACATAGAGTGGGATAAAATCGAGTTTATACAACTATCTGATTCGATCACGTATAAAATTGAAACCAGTACCCTTGACCATTATTTACTTCGCATTCATTCGGACCGATTGAGCAGAGAGGAAATTCGTTCGGAGCTCCTGCTGTTACAAGCACTGAACAAATCGAAAGATCTAAATGTACCCGAAGGGATACCAAGTTGTGATGGTGTTTATGTATTGGACATCGAAACAGATATAGGATATAGACGTCCTTATGTAACGATGATGCGGTGGATCGAGGGTGAAAAAGCAAAAGGTGAATTTACGGATAGTCATGCATATCATATGGGTGTATTAATAAGCAGGCTCCATGAAGCAGCAAAGGACTTCAATCCACCTTCTGATTTTGTAAGACCTACTTGGGGAGTAGAAAGTTTTAAACGTGAACTAGCTAAGTTGGAACGTTGCCATGAACATTTTTTATCCGAAGAGGCATGGAAGTTGTATCAAGATGCAGCTGAGAAGGTTGTATCCCAACTTACAACTATGCGTCCAAGTGAACATAACTATGGGCTCATTCATGCTGATTTACATACCGGAAACATGGTTTTTAACGATAATCAGCCTTATCCGATTGATTTTGGAAGATGTGGGTACGGATATTATCTATACGATATGGCAGGCACCATGTTGGAGCTTTGGCCAAAACATCGATGGATGCTTATCCAAGGTTATGAGCGTAGTAGGAAGTTGGAAACGGACTATACTCGGGATCTGGAATGTTTTTTCATTATGATCATGATCGAGAATTACTGTCATCAAGCATCTGACCCAAGAGAAACAGCCAGTTTAATCGATGAACAAAAATATGCCCAAGCATACATAAGAGAATATTTAAACGGTAATCCATTTTTATTCGAAGTGATCGAGCCTGTAAACATGGATTAA
- a CDS encoding glucoamylase family protein — translation MNIVKRLGLILTFCLFASTAFTPVISAHDSGKLTGFKPELKAVAKKTYKYFEDFTDPKTGLTYDEVRMKEKGIEEAKRTSPTNIAMYMMSTVSAEQMGLLSKKEAVSRLKTTLNTLEKMDKWNGLYYNWYNTDDGSVKKDWGQFISQVDNGWLSAGLIVVGQAHKELNEQTSALVNQMNYTTLYDPEVGQFHGGYDAAKGALTEHHYGTFYTEPRVASYIAIGKGDVPQEHWWKMYRTMPLEWDWQSQIPQGHTVNYDGVDVFEGSYKYKGKKFVPSWGGSMFEGLMPGLVINEKDLGTQALGLNNKRHAQLQIEYAEEKGYAAWGFSPSATPTGYSEFAATPLGISGYKDGATVTAHATFLALDYVPEEARKNIKTLKKLNMMGKYGLYDSINLETKEVAKAYLALDQGMIMVSIANYLHDGVIRDYFHSDPIGQKPEALLKKEVFSIQ, via the coding sequence ATGAATATTGTAAAAAGGTTAGGACTCATTTTAACTTTTTGTTTGTTTGCCAGTACAGCTTTCACTCCTGTTATATCGGCACATGATTCAGGCAAGCTGACGGGCTTCAAACCAGAATTGAAAGCGGTTGCCAAAAAAACGTACAAGTACTTTGAAGACTTTACCGATCCAAAAACCGGATTGACGTATGATGAGGTCCGAATGAAGGAGAAGGGGATCGAAGAAGCCAAGCGCACCTCGCCAACAAACATTGCGATGTATATGATGAGTACCGTCTCCGCAGAGCAGATGGGACTCCTTTCGAAGAAAGAAGCCGTATCCCGTTTGAAAACAACACTAAACACGCTGGAGAAGATGGATAAATGGAATGGACTTTATTACAACTGGTACAACACGGACGATGGTTCCGTCAAAAAAGATTGGGGGCAATTTATATCACAAGTCGATAACGGCTGGTTATCCGCGGGACTGATCGTGGTTGGTCAGGCTCATAAAGAATTGAATGAACAGACCAGTGCACTCGTCAACCAGATGAACTATACAACGCTGTACGATCCGGAAGTGGGGCAATTCCATGGCGGTTATGATGCCGCTAAAGGTGCTTTGACAGAGCATCACTACGGCACTTTCTATACGGAACCACGTGTAGCAAGTTACATTGCGATCGGCAAGGGGGATGTTCCTCAGGAGCATTGGTGGAAGATGTACCGGACGATGCCTCTTGAATGGGATTGGCAGTCTCAGATTCCGCAGGGTCACACAGTGAACTATGATGGGGTCGATGTTTTCGAAGGAAGTTATAAGTATAAAGGTAAAAAGTTTGTCCCTAGTTGGGGCGGCAGCATGTTTGAAGGACTGATGCCGGGTCTGGTAATCAATGAAAAAGACTTGGGTACGCAAGCTTTAGGATTAAACAACAAACGTCATGCCCAGCTGCAGATTGAATATGCCGAAGAAAAAGGGTATGCTGCCTGGGGATTCTCCCCGTCTGCAACACCTACCGGATATAGTGAGTTCGCAGCGACACCGCTCGGTATCTCGGGTTATAAGGATGGGGCAACGGTGACTGCTCACGCCACGTTCCTTGCTCTGGATTATGTGCCTGAAGAGGCACGCAAAAACATCAAAACATTGAAGAAGTTAAACATGATGGGCAAATACGGCTTATATGACTCCATCAATCTGGAGACCAAAGAAGTGGCCAAAGCTTATCTGGCACTGGATCAAGGCATGATTATGGTGTCCATCGCCAACTATCTGCATGACGGTGTAATCCGTGATTACTTCCACAGTGATCCGATCGGTCAGAAACCAGAAGCATTATTGAAAAAAGAAGTATTTTCGATTCAGTAG